Proteins encoded in a region of the Burkholderia ubonensis subsp. mesacidophila genome:
- a CDS encoding TetR/AcrR family transcriptional regulator: MAGGQVGRPSVGRPSGNRQTGGTKARILDAAEDLFVEHGFEAMSMRQITSRAAVNLAAVNYHFGSKEALIHAMLSRRLDQLNQERLRILDHFDAQLGTHVTCEHVLGAMFIPALKASRDPERGGRAFLRLIGRAYTDPSPFVRNFLTAHYASVAVRFFDAFQRALPNLPRAELGWRLHFAIGALSGALAGAETEGLIDEFTQGRTMNDVQMIARLSSLIVAALKAPMPDSAQLAIFAAVLDDAGANDLASAAPLAPADTQPDTQADDTTLHHAT, from the coding sequence ATGGCAGGTGGTCAGGTAGGACGGCCGTCCGTGGGGCGGCCGTCCGGCAACCGGCAAACCGGTGGGACGAAGGCGCGCATCCTCGATGCGGCCGAGGATCTGTTCGTCGAGCACGGCTTCGAGGCAATGTCGATGCGGCAGATCACGTCGCGCGCGGCGGTCAATCTCGCGGCGGTCAACTATCACTTCGGCAGCAAGGAAGCGCTGATTCACGCGATGCTCTCGCGCCGGCTCGATCAGCTCAACCAGGAGCGGCTGCGCATCCTCGATCACTTCGACGCGCAGCTCGGCACGCACGTCACGTGCGAGCACGTGCTCGGCGCGATGTTCATCCCCGCGCTGAAGGCGTCGCGCGATCCGGAGCGCGGCGGCCGCGCGTTCCTGCGGCTGATCGGCCGCGCATACACCGACCCGTCGCCGTTCGTGCGCAACTTCCTGACCGCGCACTATGCGAGCGTCGCGGTCCGCTTCTTCGACGCGTTCCAGCGCGCGCTGCCGAACCTGCCGCGCGCGGAGCTCGGCTGGCGGCTGCACTTCGCGATCGGCGCGCTGTCCGGCGCGCTCGCGGGCGCCGAGACCGAAGGCCTGATCGACGAGTTCACGCAGGGCCGCACGATGAACGACGTGCAGATGATCGCGCGGCTGTCGTCGCTGATCGTCGCCGCGCTGAAGGCGCCGATGCCCGACAGCGCGCAGCTCGCGATCTTCGCGGCGGTGCTCGACGACGCGGGCGCGAACGACCTCGCGTCCGCGGCGCCGCTCGCGCCGGCCGACACGCAGCCCGACACGCAGGCCGACGACACGACGCTGCATCACGCAACCTGA
- a CDS encoding GNAT family N-acetyltransferase encodes MTACPAALPALETARLWLRPRVLADLDACLAMDRDPEVTRYIAGPWHDPVEHRRFVEHRITRDYPPGLGYWSIFEKAAPDAFVGWVLLIPDYVGGARDVEIGWRLVRNAWGRGIASEAAAALVRHAFDAVRLPRVIADIAAANAGSLNVARKLGMRRVGVVQDGIPYMRYRLERDDLSA; translated from the coding sequence ATGACCGCATGTCCCGCCGCGCTGCCCGCGCTCGAAACCGCCCGCCTGTGGCTGCGTCCGCGCGTGCTGGCCGATCTCGACGCGTGCCTCGCGATGGACCGCGATCCCGAGGTCACGCGCTACATCGCCGGGCCGTGGCACGACCCGGTCGAGCACCGCCGCTTCGTCGAGCACCGGATCACCCGCGACTATCCGCCGGGGCTCGGCTACTGGTCGATCTTCGAGAAGGCCGCGCCGGACGCGTTCGTCGGCTGGGTGCTGCTGATTCCTGACTACGTGGGCGGCGCGCGCGACGTGGAGATCGGCTGGCGGCTCGTGCGCAACGCATGGGGGCGCGGCATCGCGAGCGAAGCCGCGGCGGCCCTCGTGCGCCACGCGTTCGACGCGGTGCGCCTGCCGCGCGTGATCGCCGACATCGCGGCGGCCAACGCCGGCTCACTGAACGTCGCGCGCAAGCTCGGCATGCGCCGCGTCGGCGTCGTGCAGGACGGCATCCCGTACATGCGCTACCGGCTCGAGCGCGACGACCTGAGCGCGTAG
- a CDS encoding ParB-like protein codes for MSLGRDVHLIPVKLEALRPTQMTVGYREVKAKRKHWKTLGKRERKAAIDSHWFPAVVGPDGRHFITDHHHLGLALIEEGETTVKAMLLKDLSWLDETIFWRMMEHNQWVHPFGPDGTRHDYAHLPKVLTGLEDDPYRSLAGELRTAGGYAKDATPFSEFLWADYLRLHVTPDQIRKNFDKALDAALQRAHEQDARYLPGWSGVIVTKT; via the coding sequence ATGTCACTCGGCCGCGATGTTCATCTCATTCCCGTCAAGCTCGAAGCGCTGCGCCCGACCCAGATGACGGTCGGCTATCGCGAGGTGAAAGCGAAGCGCAAGCACTGGAAGACGCTCGGCAAGCGCGAACGCAAAGCGGCGATCGATTCGCACTGGTTTCCCGCGGTCGTCGGCCCCGACGGCCGGCATTTCATCACCGATCATCATCATCTCGGCCTCGCGCTGATCGAGGAAGGCGAGACAACCGTGAAGGCGATGCTGCTGAAGGACCTGTCGTGGCTCGACGAGACGATCTTCTGGCGGATGATGGAGCACAACCAGTGGGTGCACCCGTTCGGCCCGGACGGCACGCGTCACGACTATGCGCATCTGCCGAAGGTGCTCACGGGGCTCGAGGACGACCCGTACCGCAGCCTCGCGGGCGAGCTGCGCACCGCGGGCGGCTATGCGAAGGACGCGACGCCGTTCAGCGAATTCCTGTGGGCCGACTACCTGCGGCTGCACGTGACGCCTGACCAGATCCGCAAGAACTTCGACAAGGCGCTCGACGCAGCGCTGCAGCGCGCGCACGAGCAGGACGCGCGCTACCTGCCCGGCTGGTCGGGCGTCATCGTCACGAAAACCTGA
- a CDS encoding SulP family inorganic anion transporter — protein MPTARTPQLHPDAGPQHADHFAALGEAPPPRTQRIGRDALAGVSIAGLLIPEAVAYAGLANLPPQAGLIALLSGLVVYALTGSSRFAIVSSTSSSAAVLAATVFAEAGMGLAAQLALAAALVAMTGVLFILAGAFRLGGMSDFVARPVLRGFTFGLAVTIVVKQLPKILAIKVQHSDAPRVALDLIEGAVHANLASVALGGGALALLFLLGRRSRVPATLVVIVLSIAAGYVVDWQRYGIAIVGHIDFQHVAFGLPTLDRNAWMQTTELAFALMLILYAESYGSIRNFALKHGDGVSPNRDLVALGCANLVSGLLHGMPVGAGYSATSANEAAGAQSRFAGLWAAGVIALIVWLLLPQLSRTPEPVLAAIVIFAVSHSLHPSVFKPYWVWHRDRLVVIAALLAVLVLGVLHGLLAAIGVSLLLTLRKLSEPNVSVLGRLRDSHDFVDVSIHEDAKAVPGVLIARPEAQLFFANADRMLNRVRALMKAAPDTHTVMLSLEETPDVDGTTIESLRTFAAECAARGQRFAMVRLKLHALHALHRAADDTLRADAMSELSVDESLQQLQASGRAATADA, from the coding sequence ATGCCGACCGCCCGCACGCCGCAACTCCATCCCGACGCCGGCCCGCAGCACGCCGACCATTTCGCCGCGCTCGGCGAGGCGCCGCCGCCGCGCACGCAGCGCATCGGCCGCGATGCGCTGGCCGGCGTGTCGATCGCGGGCCTGCTGATTCCCGAGGCGGTCGCCTACGCGGGGCTCGCGAACCTGCCGCCGCAGGCCGGCCTGATCGCGCTGCTGTCGGGGCTCGTCGTCTACGCGCTGACGGGCAGCAGCCGCTTCGCGATCGTGTCGTCGACGTCGTCGTCGGCCGCCGTGCTCGCGGCGACGGTGTTCGCCGAGGCGGGGATGGGGCTCGCCGCGCAGCTCGCGCTCGCGGCCGCGCTCGTCGCGATGACGGGCGTGCTGTTCATCCTCGCGGGCGCGTTCCGGCTCGGCGGCATGTCGGATTTCGTCGCGCGGCCCGTGTTGCGCGGGTTCACGTTCGGGCTCGCGGTCACGATCGTCGTCAAGCAACTGCCGAAGATCCTCGCGATCAAGGTGCAGCACAGCGACGCGCCGCGCGTCGCGCTCGACCTGATCGAAGGCGCCGTGCACGCGAATCTCGCGAGCGTCGCGCTCGGCGGCGGGGCGCTCGCGCTGCTGTTCCTGCTCGGGCGCCGCTCGCGCGTGCCCGCGACGCTGGTCGTGATCGTGCTGTCGATCGCGGCCGGCTATGTGGTCGACTGGCAGCGCTACGGGATCGCGATCGTCGGCCACATCGACTTCCAGCACGTCGCGTTCGGGCTGCCGACCCTCGACCGCAACGCGTGGATGCAGACCACCGAACTCGCGTTCGCGCTGATGCTGATCCTCTACGCGGAATCGTACGGCTCGATCCGCAATTTCGCGTTGAAGCACGGCGACGGCGTGTCGCCGAACCGCGACCTCGTCGCGCTCGGCTGCGCGAATCTCGTGTCGGGGCTGCTGCACGGGATGCCGGTCGGCGCCGGTTATTCGGCGACCTCCGCGAACGAGGCGGCGGGCGCGCAGTCGCGCTTCGCCGGGCTGTGGGCGGCCGGCGTGATCGCGCTGATCGTGTGGCTGCTGCTGCCGCAGCTGTCGCGCACGCCCGAGCCGGTGCTCGCGGCGATCGTGATCTTCGCGGTCAGCCATTCGCTGCATCCGTCCGTGTTCAAGCCGTACTGGGTCTGGCATCGCGACCGGCTCGTCGTGATCGCCGCGCTGCTCGCGGTGCTGGTGCTCGGCGTGCTGCACGGGCTGCTCGCCGCGATCGGCGTGAGCCTGCTGCTGACGCTGCGCAAGCTGTCGGAGCCGAACGTGAGCGTGCTCGGACGGCTGCGCGACAGCCACGACTTCGTCGACGTGTCGATCCACGAGGACGCGAAGGCGGTGCCTGGCGTGCTGATCGCGCGGCCGGAGGCGCAGCTGTTCTTCGCGAATGCGGACCGGATGCTGAACCGTGTGCGCGCGCTCATGAAGGCGGCGCCGGACACGCATACGGTGATGCTGAGCCTCGAGGAGACGCCCGACGTCGACGGCACGACGATCGAGTCGCTGCGCACGTTCGCCGCGGAATGCGCGGCGCGCGGCCAGCGTTTCGCGATGGTGCGCCTCAAGCTGCATGCGTTGCACGCGCTGCATCGCGCGGCCGACGACACGCTGCGCGCCGACGCGATGTCCGAGTTGAGCGTCGACGAGAGCCTGCAGCAACTGCAGGCGTCGGGCCGCGCGGCGACGGCTGACGCCTGA
- a CDS encoding aldose epimerase family protein, producing the protein MESVWHLEWAHGAFDLHAQGGMLGGVAFVVGDRIVRPFYEPPWLGESAPRPEGLLGAMRSEFACVPFGVPYATDGLADGWRDAVATPVAAHDAPPDPSDDLQHGYGCIGQWTCVRRGALDIEIALDYPAGSPIARLTRTIRADPQRPALDVVLRIDARAHARRPVGLHPNLALPALAGAFRIEPGAFRFGVVHPGGPEPGVSRGRPGATFETLDRVPLAGGGYRAFDRLPFADATEEIVQLCGIDGGVTLHDEVAGTACRLTWDAAVLPSLLLWISNRGRTHAPWNGRNLCVGVEPVASAFELGCAASLAPNPINARGVATAVTLDPAQPLEIAYRFDVLDVL; encoded by the coding sequence ATGGAATCTGTCTGGCATCTCGAATGGGCGCACGGCGCGTTCGACCTGCATGCGCAAGGCGGCATGCTCGGCGGCGTCGCGTTCGTCGTCGGCGATCGCATCGTCCGGCCGTTTTACGAGCCGCCGTGGCTCGGCGAATCCGCGCCTCGACCCGAAGGCCTGCTCGGCGCGATGCGCAGCGAATTCGCGTGCGTGCCGTTCGGCGTGCCGTATGCGACGGACGGTCTCGCCGACGGCTGGCGCGACGCGGTCGCTACGCCCGTCGCCGCGCACGACGCGCCGCCCGACCCGAGCGACGACCTGCAGCACGGCTACGGCTGCATCGGCCAATGGACCTGCGTGCGGCGCGGCGCGCTCGACATCGAGATCGCGCTCGACTATCCGGCCGGCTCGCCGATCGCGCGGCTCACGCGCACGATCCGCGCGGACCCGCAGCGCCCCGCGCTCGACGTCGTGCTGCGGATCGACGCGCGCGCCCACGCGCGCCGCCCTGTCGGCCTGCATCCGAATCTCGCGCTGCCGGCGCTTGCGGGCGCGTTTCGCATCGAGCCGGGCGCGTTCCGCTTCGGCGTCGTGCATCCGGGCGGACCGGAGCCCGGCGTGTCGCGCGGCCGCCCCGGCGCGACGTTCGAGACGCTCGACCGGGTGCCGCTCGCCGGCGGCGGCTATCGGGCATTCGACCGGCTGCCGTTCGCGGACGCGACCGAGGAAATCGTGCAGCTGTGCGGGATCGACGGCGGCGTGACGCTGCACGACGAGGTGGCCGGCACGGCCTGCCGCCTGACCTGGGATGCCGCCGTGCTGCCGTCGCTGCTGCTGTGGATCAGCAATCGCGGCAGGACCCATGCGCCGTGGAACGGGCGCAATCTCTGCGTCGGCGTCGAGCCGGTCGCGAGCGCGTTCGAACTGGGTTGCGCGGCATCGCTCGCGCCGAACCCGATCAACGCGCGCGGCGTGGCGACCGCGGTGACGCTCGATCCGGCGCAGCCGCTCGAGATCGCGTATCGCTTCGACGTGCTCGACGTGCTTTAA